From a region of the Neobacillus niacini genome:
- a CDS encoding ZIP family metal transporter, producing the protein MIEVFVGSVLSALSTGAGALIILFINQSLTHRWKDILLAFSAGIMMAASTIGLIPEAMKLGGFVSLSIGVFFGVLALTTLEKKIPHIDLEHNQYGIKFDEKAMLIIAAITLHNIPEGMSVGVSYASQTEDTGNLIALAIGFQNAPEGLLVALFLLNQRLSKFKAFLLATLTGAIEIVTSFIGFYLTSFVQGLVPYGLSFAAGAMLFIIYKELIPESHGDGNERVSTYAFITGLLVMVLLIDIF; encoded by the coding sequence ATGATAGAAGTGTTTGTAGGAAGTGTTCTTTCTGCTTTATCAACGGGTGCAGGTGCTCTAATCATTCTTTTTATCAATCAGTCCCTTACACACCGGTGGAAGGATATACTCTTGGCTTTTAGCGCTGGAATTATGATGGCTGCATCTACAATTGGGTTAATACCAGAGGCTATGAAGCTGGGTGGTTTTGTTTCACTTTCAATCGGAGTATTCTTTGGGGTTTTAGCATTAACCACTCTCGAAAAAAAAATTCCTCATATTGACCTCGAACACAATCAGTATGGAATTAAATTTGACGAAAAGGCAATGTTAATCATTGCAGCAATAACTCTGCACAATATTCCAGAAGGTATGTCTGTCGGTGTCAGCTATGCTTCGCAAACAGAGGACACGGGGAATTTAATCGCACTTGCGATTGGGTTTCAGAATGCACCAGAAGGCCTTCTTGTTGCACTGTTTTTACTCAATCAAAGATTAAGCAAATTTAAGGCCTTTTTACTGGCAACTCTAACGGGTGCAATTGAAATTGTTACATCTTTTATTGGGTTTTATTTAACTTCATTTGTACAAGGGCTTGTCCCCTATGGTCTTTCTTTTGCGGCTGGAGCGATGTTGTTTATTATTTATAAAGAGTTAATCCCAGAAAGCCATGGAGATGGCAATGAACGAGTTTCAACTTATGCATTTATTACTGGTCTATTAGTAATGGTCTTGTTAATAGACATTTTTTAA
- a CDS encoding aspartyl-phosphate phosphatase Spo0E family protein, translated as MESYNPSEMLNAIKVKRAMMINCANKKGFTSEETIKYSQELDVLINEYQRAAQQFSRPNEEVRFAFNQMVMIWPKVFV; from the coding sequence ATGGAAAGTTATAACCCTTCTGAGATGCTTAACGCAATAAAAGTTAAACGTGCAATGATGATAAATTGTGCAAATAAAAAAGGCTTCACAAGTGAAGAAACGATAAAATACAGCCAAGAATTAGATGTTTTAATAAATGAGTATCAGAGAGCAGCTCAGCAATTTTCAAGGCCAAACGAAGAAGTGAGGTTTGCTTTTAATCAGATGGTTATGATTTGGCCGAAAGTATTTGTTTAA